A stretch of Leisingera sp. S132 DNA encodes these proteins:
- the nirK gene encoding copper-containing nitrite reductase has product MLTRRAALMGAAGVAALPVLAKAAKAESTTVHEAAAPVDLSSLQRIKRELVAPPFVHEHEQVAPGEPRIVEFEMKIVEKEIEVDQGAYLQGMTFDGSIPGPMMVVHEGDYVELTLINPPENMLQHNIDFHAATGALGGGALTLVNPGEKTVLRFKATRPGTFVYHCAPGGPMIPWHVASGMAGTIMVLPREGLSDHNGNPVKYDRVYYIGENEFYIPKDENGDYIRYEDVGESYPDTLEVMNGLIPSHVVFNGAVGALTGENAMKAKQGEKVLFVHSQANRDSRPHLIGGHGDLVWEAGKFNNVPDRDLETWFIRGGSAGAALYEFLQPGVYAYVNHNLIEAVNLGATAHVVVEGEWNNDLMEQVVAPTEYSGS; this is encoded by the coding sequence ATGCTGACCCGCAGAGCCGCACTGATGGGGGCAGCCGGCGTAGCAGCGCTGCCTGTACTTGCCAAAGCCGCCAAGGCCGAAAGCACCACAGTTCACGAGGCCGCCGCGCCTGTGGACCTGTCCAGCCTGCAGCGCATCAAGCGCGAGCTGGTCGCACCGCCCTTCGTTCATGAGCACGAGCAGGTTGCACCGGGCGAACCCCGGATCGTCGAATTCGAGATGAAGATCGTCGAGAAAGAGATCGAGGTCGACCAGGGCGCTTACCTGCAGGGCATGACCTTTGACGGCTCCATTCCGGGTCCAATGATGGTGGTGCATGAGGGCGACTATGTCGAACTCACCCTGATCAACCCGCCGGAGAACATGTTGCAGCACAACATCGACTTCCACGCTGCAACCGGCGCTTTGGGCGGCGGCGCGCTGACGCTGGTGAACCCAGGCGAAAAGACCGTGCTGCGTTTCAAGGCCACCCGTCCCGGCACCTTTGTCTATCACTGCGCACCGGGCGGTCCCATGATCCCTTGGCATGTCGCCTCGGGCATGGCCGGCACCATCATGGTCCTGCCGCGCGAAGGGCTGTCTGACCACAACGGCAATCCGGTAAAATACGACCGCGTCTACTACATCGGCGAAAACGAGTTCTACATTCCGAAGGACGAAAACGGCGATTACATCCGCTATGAGGACGTCGGCGAAAGCTACCCGGATACTCTGGAAGTCATGAACGGGCTGATCCCCAGCCATGTGGTTTTCAACGGCGCAGTGGGTGCTCTCACTGGCGAAAACGCCATGAAGGCGAAGCAGGGCGAGAAAGTGCTGTTCGTGCACAGCCAGGCCAACCGCGACAGCCGCCCGCACCTGATCGGCGGCCACGGCGACCTGGTCTGGGAAGCTGGCAAGTTCAACAACGTGCCGGACCGCGACCTTGAAACCTGGTTCATCCGCGGCGGCTCTGCCGGGGCGGCACTCTATGAGTTCCTGCAGCCGGGCGTCTATGCCTATGTGAACCACAACCTGATCGAGGCTGTGAACCTGGGTGCAACCGCACATGT